Proteins encoded together in one Carya illinoinensis cultivar Pawnee chromosome 3, C.illinoinensisPawnee_v1, whole genome shotgun sequence window:
- the LOC122304596 gene encoding uncharacterized protein LOC122304596 → MAVHRQQRATLGASSSRRPNSQPRMFIRRNPLEVVTHDDYFIQKRDASGRLGLSSLQKMTAAIRMFTYGVTADLMDEYVRIGESTARLSMKKFVKAIVSIFGGEYLRSPTSNDIARLLEVGQRRGFPRMLGSIDCMHWKWKNCPSAWKGMYSGHVNEPTIILEAVASYDLWIWHAFFGLPGSHNDINVLDRSSVFAALAEGRGPPCNYTINGHEYTMGYYLADGIYPSWATLVKTILAPHGKKKKHFATCQEFARKDVERAFGVLQSRFAIVRGPARYFQPEVLKDIMYACIILHNMIVEDERHLYLGADQFNYEANDDTPSEPISRDNIPEFMEFIAQHHRIRDRVTHSQLQADLMEHLWNMHGRA, encoded by the exons ATGGCCGTACATAGACAACAACGTGCAACTCTTGGAGCATCTTCTTCACGTCGTCCTAATTCTCAACCTCGTATGTTCATCCGACGCAATCCATTGGAAG TTGTCACTCATGATGATTATTTTATCCAAAAGAGAGACGCCAGTGGGAGGCTTGGATTGTCCTCCCTTCAAAAGATGACCGCGGCAATTAGGATGTTCACATATGGGGTAACAGCAGATCTTATGGATGAGTATGTAAGAATTGGAGAAAGTACTGCACGGTTGAGTATGAAGAAATTTGTAAAGGCGATCGTGTCAATCTTTGGGGGTGAGTACTTGAGGTCTCCAACCAGCAATGATATAGCAAGGTTACTAGAAGTTGGACAAAGGCGTGGATTTCCAAGAATGTTAGGtagcattgattgcatgcactGGAAATGGAAGAATTGTCCTAGTGCttggaaaggtatgtactctgGTCACGTaaatgaaccaactattattttggaaGCTGTTGCCTCttatgatctttggatatgGCATGCTTTTTTTGGTTTACCTGGGTCTCATAACGACATCAATGTACTTGATCGATCTTCTGTTTTTGCTGCGTTGGCCGAAGGCCGTGGTCCTCCATGCAACTATACTATCAATGGTCACGAGTACACAATGGGATATTATCTTGCTGATGGTATATATCCTTCGTGGGCAACATTAGTAAAAACAATTCTTGCTCCacatgggaaaaagaaaaaacattttgcTACTTGCCAGGAGTTTGCAAGGAAAGATGTCGAACGTGCGTTCGGAGTACTCCAATCTAGATTTGCAATTGTGCGTGGACCTGCAAGGTATTTCCAACCTGAAGTTCTAAAAGATATTATGTACGCATGCATTATCTTGCACAATATGATTGTTGAAGATGAACGTCATCTATATCTCGGGGCTGACCAATTCAATTATGAAGCCAATGATGATACTCCATCCGAGCCAATTTCACGCGATAATATACCTGAATTCATGGAGTTCATTGCCCAACATCATCGTATTAGAGATAGAGTCACTCATTCTCAACTCCAAGCCGACCTTATGGAGCACTTATGGAATATGCATGGCCGAGCATAA